The following proteins are co-located in the Wenzhouxiangella marina genome:
- a CDS encoding YceI family protein, which yields MKPLVHALLMIATPALFSFAEHARAEAREFEIDDEHFSIVFRVDHIGYAGQIGQFLEAEGRFTYDEAANALLDGEVVVTADSVFTNHRRRDNHLKGGDFLDADEYPEIRFEVTGHRVDESGGHTVDGNLTLLGQTRPVSLSATLNKAADYPFGHEEYTLGLSARTTIRRSEWGMDYGIEGGLVGDEVELWFEFEAIAD from the coding sequence ATGAAACCCCTTGTCCATGCCCTTCTGATGATCGCAACGCCCGCACTTTTCTCATTCGCGGAGCACGCCCGTGCCGAAGCGCGCGAGTTCGAGATCGACGACGAGCACTTCTCCATCGTCTTCCGCGTCGACCACATCGGCTACGCCGGCCAGATCGGGCAGTTCCTCGAAGCCGAGGGTCGATTCACCTACGACGAAGCGGCCAATGCCCTCCTCGATGGCGAGGTGGTGGTAACGGCCGACAGCGTCTTCACCAACCATCGTCGCCGCGACAATCACCTCAAGGGCGGCGATTTTCTCGACGCGGACGAGTACCCGGAGATCCGCTTCGAAGTCACCGGTCATCGTGTCGACGAGTCCGGCGGCCACACCGTCGACGGCAATCTGACCCTGCTCGGTCAGACCCGACCGGTGAGCCTTTCCGCGACGCTGAACAAGGCCGCCGACTACCCCTTCGGCCACGAGGAATACACCCTGGGCCTGTCCGCCCGAACGACCATCCGCCGCAGTGAATGGGGCATGGATTACGGGATCGAAGGGGGGCTTGTGGGGGATGAAGTGGAGCTTTGGTTCGAGTTCGAGGCGATTGCGGATTGA